One stretch of Brettanomyces nanus chromosome 4, complete sequence DNA includes these proteins:
- a CDS encoding uncharacterized protein (EggNog:ENOG41), with the protein MVPQYQYPGIYYSSGPSNSVPVYQNNGPAYAMNMNPAGPVTVTQMGPVGPIGMTQMVQMTQMNQMVSAGQVAQMTPIGSACAMGPAGVSPSLMQSVQVIPSVFHGPSQSAGTVYHSSAVYKRLKPSTASAAASTDSVVNGMRPQGRPFSSNITGRFLLHDDMTALLLYMNKKNTQRLAVYDFTSATDFKMSNGNGGPITSLTSTSSAPKKSVFCKFEDIGVEAFTSNDLLGSLDSFFGVRHQAIKVLNETGLPKSPSQRTITHHPPIHSANSNAFNRNNNSSENSVSSSNPPSSVSSVKSENSFSFQETSKCSAHALNFILNDKAGCHSPMDSKTDRTGATGMAVSDSLKTNPNFHRYIVDAFGIEEYQFIKAIRDSNGHILKLESVLPPRNNENKIEYSAEWVKRTICYPRYKGGMKIHLICDSQSFILYNDLKMMLWDAKQEDRAITRDATQQSTRLEPAVRNSLFGGRMVYVRII; encoded by the exons ATGGTTCCTCAGTACCAATACCCTGGAATTTACTATAGTTCTGGTCCCTCCAATTCCGTTCCCGTCTATCAGAATAATGGTCCTGCATATGCGATGAATATGAATCCCGCCGGTCCAGTTACAGTTACTCAGATGGGACCTGTAGGACCCATAGGAATGACCCAAATGGTGCAGATGACTCAGATGAACCAGATGGTTTCCGCTGGTCAGGTGGCTCAAATGACTCCCATAGGATCAGCCTGTGCAATGGGTCCTGCAGGAGTATCTCCATCATTGATGCAATCAGTACAGGTTATTCCTTCCGTATTCCATGGCCCCAGCCAGAGCGCTG GTACTGTGTATCATTCATCTGCCGTTTACAAGAGACTCAAACCTTCAACGGCTTCTGCCGCTGCTTCTACCGACTCTGTAGTAAACGGAATGCGTCCACAAGGAAGACCTTTCTCCTCTAATATCACAGGAagattccttcttcatgatGATATGACAGCTTTACTTCTTTAcatgaacaagaagaacacCCAAAGACTCGCCGTCTATGATTTCACTTCGGCCACGGACTTCAAAATGTCCAACGGAAATGGCGGCCCTATTACTTCTCTTACCTCCACTTCTTCGGCTCCAAAAAAATCAGTTTTTTGCaagtttgaagatatcGGTGTTGAGGCATTCACATCTAACGATCTGTTGGGATCTCTGGACAGTTTTTTCGGTGTTAGACATCAAGCCATTAAAGTACTAAACGAAACAGGTTTACCaaaatctccttctcagCGTACGATTACTCACCATCCTCCTATACATTCCGCGAACTCCAATGCTTTCAATCGCAACAATAACTCCAGTGAAAACTCTGTCAGTTCTTCGAACCCTCCATCGTCTGTCTCCAGTGTTAAATCGGAGaattctttttcattcCAGGAGACAAGCAAATGTTCTGCTCATGCCCTTAACTTCATTTTGAACGATAAGGCTGGTTGCCATTCTCCTATGGACAGTAAAACTGACAGAACGGGCGCTACTGGTATGGCTGTTTCTGACAGTCTCAAAACAAATCCTAACTTTCACAGATATATAGTCGATGCCTTCGGTATTGAGGAATATCAGTTCATTAAAGCCATCAGAGATAGCAATGGTCATATTCTTAAATTGGAATcagttcttcctcctcGCAACAATGAAAATAAGATCGAATATTCTGCCGAATGGGTGAAAAGAACCATCTGCTACCCTCGTTACAAAGGAGGTATGAAGATACACCTTATCTGTGATAGCCAGAGCTTCATTCTTTACAacgatttgaagatgatgctTTGGGATGCTAAGCAGGAGGATAGAGCTATTACTAGGGATGCCACTCAGCAGTCTACTCGGCTAGAGCCAGCCGTTAGAAACTCTCTTTTCGGAGGCAGAATGGTTTATGTGAGGATTATTTGA
- a CDS encoding uncharacterized protein (BUSCO:EOG09344SYO) — protein MSYNGIGLSTPKGTGTNGYVQRNLSDLYQGRKGQSEGKHFLKREQIRQQRERKKSLERSRTELHDEALSEHERKRELEVKVMEYRERLEDDTKLENDNIEELVKTYRETLKKGQGEGQGRNRSRSRSPQREREIRAYNQKVDPFEKPENKTPDTTAQI, from the coding sequence ATGTCGTACAACGGAATTGGTCTATCGACACCAAAAGGTACAGGTACTAATGGATACGTACAAAGAAACCTATCCGATCTTTATCAGGGGAGGAAGGGCCAAAGTGAGGGTAAGCATTTTctgaaaagagaacagATTAGACAacaaagagagagaaaaaagtcTCTTGAACGAAGCAGAACAGAACTGCATGATGAAGCTTTGAGCGAGCATGAACGGAAGAGGGAGTTGGAAGTTAAGGTAATGGAATACAGAGAGAGGCTAGAGGACGATACCAAATTGGAGAACGAcaatattgaagaactgGTAAAAACATATAGAGAGACACTAAAAAAAGGGCAAGGTGAAGGTCAAGGTCGAAACAGGAGCAGGAGCAGATCACCGCAAAGAGAACGCGAGATTCGTGCATACAATCAGAAAGTCGACCCTTTTGAAAAGCCCGAGAACAAAACTCCAGACACTACAGCCCAGATATAG